The proteins below come from a single Gimesia chilikensis genomic window:
- a CDS encoding NUDIX domain-containing protein, whose amino-acid sequence MLRFPHEQNAPPSSYRQRVFVYITCEDALLVFDHVAVPEAGTQIPGGTIEPGEDPAAAALREAREETGLDAFSTPQLIARQTIDLKPFGKQEIIDAWYYHVQYAGERTDRWRHWEQTPGDGSRQPILFELYWLPLEGEIKLHGADGWFLDRVRSS is encoded by the coding sequence GTGTTGCGGTTCCCTCACGAACAGAACGCTCCTCCCTCGTCATACCGACAGCGGGTCTTCGTGTATATCACCTGTGAAGACGCGCTGCTGGTGTTTGATCATGTTGCGGTGCCGGAGGCGGGAACGCAGATTCCGGGAGGCACCATCGAGCCGGGTGAAGATCCTGCCGCCGCGGCACTGCGCGAAGCCCGGGAAGAGACGGGGTTGGATGCGTTTTCCACACCTCAGCTGATCGCCCGCCAGACCATAGATCTGAAACCGTTCGGAAAACAGGAAATAATTGATGCATGGTATTACCATGTGCAGTATGCTGGGGAGCGGACAGATCGCTGGCGGCATTGGGAACAGACGCCCGGAGATGGCAGTCGGCAACCGATTCTGTTCGAGTTGTACTGGCTCCCGCTGGAGGGGGAGATCAAACTGCACGGTGCGGACGGCTGGTTTCTGGATCGGGTGCGAAGCAGTTAA
- a CDS encoding NUDIX hydrolase, whose protein sequence is MTDITLDLNNYRVNLRVAAIVRREDEVLLCRPVDRQWWYLPGGRIKTNEDSLTAMHRELTEEIGPGFEVLRPVIAAENFFELEGRNFHELSTYYEVAWHGEELAGTEENELEVFEWCPLSELSGLTLKPDFVIPRILEPRTELELIVHRENG, encoded by the coding sequence ATGACCGATATTACACTGGATTTGAATAACTACCGCGTGAATCTGCGGGTGGCGGCGATTGTGCGTCGGGAGGATGAGGTGCTGTTGTGTCGGCCCGTGGATCGGCAGTGGTGGTATCTGCCGGGGGGACGGATCAAGACGAATGAAGATTCACTGACCGCCATGCATCGGGAGCTGACCGAAGAGATTGGTCCTGGGTTTGAAGTGTTGCGTCCGGTGATTGCTGCGGAGAACTTCTTCGAACTGGAAGGACGGAACTTTCACGAACTGAGCACCTATTACGAAGTCGCCTGGCACGGCGAGGAGCTGGCGGGGACGGAAGAGAACGAACTCGAAGTCTTTGAATGGTGTCCCCTGTCAGAGCTGTCCGGTCTGACCCTTAAACCGGATTTTGTGATACCGCGAATTCTGGAGCCGCGCACCGAACTGGAGTTGATTGTGCACAGGGAGAACGGGTGA